Proteins encoded within one genomic window of Brassica rapa cultivar Chiifu-401-42 chromosome A09, CAAS_Brap_v3.01, whole genome shotgun sequence:
- the LOC103838288 gene encoding ribulose-phosphate 3-epimerase, cytoplasmic isoform isoform X1, translating to MIFYWRCLVEALVIGRATGRFSLFRRRRRNKTRFASLSLSLQNRDVVGIALLLLLVQSTIIRNSRKMVVSPKIAPSMLSSDFANLAAEAKRMVDLGADWLHMDIMDGHFVPNLTIGAPVIESLRKHTSAYLDCHLMVTNPMDYVEQMGKAGASGFTFHVEVAKENWQELVSKIKSAGMRPGVALKPGTPVEEVYPLVEGETPVEMVLVMTVEPGFGGQKFMPSMMDKVRALRQKYPTLDIEVDGGLGPSTIEAAAEAGANCIVAGSSVFGAPEPGKVISLLRTSVEKAQPTT from the exons atgattttTTATTGGAGATGTTTGGTAGAAGCTCTCGTCATTGGTCGAGCAACCGGTCGGTTTTCACTTttcaggagaagaagaagaaacaaaaccagattcgcctctctctctctctctctgcaaaATCGAGACGTTGTCGGAATcgcacttcttcttcttcttgttcaatCCACAATCA TTCGAAATTCAAGAAAGATGGTGGTGTCGCCAAAGATAGCTCCTTCAATGCTGTCTTCGGACTTTGCAAATCTAGCCGCAGAGGCCAAGCGGATGGTTGATTTGGGCGCTGACTGGCTTCACATGGACATCATG GACGG GCATTTTGTCCCAAATCTAACCATTGGTGCTCCTGTCATCGAGAGTTTGAGAAAGCACACAAG TGCATATCTTGATTGCCACCTAATGGTGACGAACCCCATGGATTACGTGGAGCAGATGGGTAAAGCTGGGGCGTCTGGTTTCACATTCCACGTTGAGGTGGCCAAAG AGAACTGGCAAGAACTTGTGAGTAAGATTAAGTCTGCAGGGATGAGGCCAGGTGTGGCTCTAAAACCTGGAACACCTGTTGAAGAAGTCTATCCCCTG GTTGAAGGGGAAACTCCGGTAGAAATGGTGCTAGTGATGACAGTGGAGCCTGGATTTGGAGGTCAGAAGTTCATGCCCAGCATGATGGACAAG GTCCGGGCACTGAGGCAGAAGTATCCTACGCTAGATATTGAGGTGGACGGAGGGTTAGGCCCATCGACTATAGAAGCAGCGGCTGAAGCAGGGGCCAACTGTATCGTAGCTGGAAGTTCAGTGTTTGGAGCTCCGGAGCCAGGGAAAGTCATTTCCCTTTTGCGGACCAGTGTTGAGAAAGCCCAACCCACCACCTGA
- the LOC103838288 gene encoding ribulose-phosphate 3-epimerase, cytoplasmic isoform isoform X2 yields MVVSPKIAPSMLSSDFANLAAEAKRMVDLGADWLHMDIMDGHFVPNLTIGAPVIESLRKHTSAYLDCHLMVTNPMDYVEQMGKAGASGFTFHVEVAKENWQELVSKIKSAGMRPGVALKPGTPVEEVYPLVEGETPVEMVLVMTVEPGFGGQKFMPSMMDKVRALRQKYPTLDIEVDGGLGPSTIEAAAEAGANCIVAGSSVFGAPEPGKVISLLRTSVEKAQPTT; encoded by the exons ATGGTGGTGTCGCCAAAGATAGCTCCTTCAATGCTGTCTTCGGACTTTGCAAATCTAGCCGCAGAGGCCAAGCGGATGGTTGATTTGGGCGCTGACTGGCTTCACATGGACATCATG GACGG GCATTTTGTCCCAAATCTAACCATTGGTGCTCCTGTCATCGAGAGTTTGAGAAAGCACACAAG TGCATATCTTGATTGCCACCTAATGGTGACGAACCCCATGGATTACGTGGAGCAGATGGGTAAAGCTGGGGCGTCTGGTTTCACATTCCACGTTGAGGTGGCCAAAG AGAACTGGCAAGAACTTGTGAGTAAGATTAAGTCTGCAGGGATGAGGCCAGGTGTGGCTCTAAAACCTGGAACACCTGTTGAAGAAGTCTATCCCCTG GTTGAAGGGGAAACTCCGGTAGAAATGGTGCTAGTGATGACAGTGGAGCCTGGATTTGGAGGTCAGAAGTTCATGCCCAGCATGATGGACAAG GTCCGGGCACTGAGGCAGAAGTATCCTACGCTAGATATTGAGGTGGACGGAGGGTTAGGCCCATCGACTATAGAAGCAGCGGCTGAAGCAGGGGCCAACTGTATCGTAGCTGGAAGTTCAGTGTTTGGAGCTCCGGAGCCAGGGAAAGTCATTTCCCTTTTGCGGACCAGTGTTGAGAAAGCCCAACCCACCACCTGA